One window of the Natrinema sp. HArc-T2 genome contains the following:
- a CDS encoding cytochrome c biogenesis protein, translating into MRTFSRQLASLIRLFHWVMWSRVVRWGAFAFGLVSLALVFGVASRTMYGIEHGINLIAYWHIPLAFLTAFALSTTFIGSLLYLRYEGRFWNRLAHSGGEIGFLFATLTLATGSMWGRVVWNSWWEWSDIRLVTFLIVWLIYAGYLAVYASTERGSDERFAAVYGVVAFVTVPITYTAGRLWSPTFHEPTIANSSVSANIDPLILGISFLALALLYIYVMAIRIRLHEIEDKIILQKEEVR; encoded by the coding sequence ATGCGTACGTTCTCTCGACAGCTCGCGTCACTCATCCGCCTGTTTCACTGGGTTATGTGGAGTCGGGTCGTGAGGTGGGGGGCGTTTGCGTTCGGTCTGGTCTCGCTTGCGCTGGTCTTCGGCGTCGCCTCCCGGACCATGTACGGTATCGAACACGGGATCAATCTCATTGCGTACTGGCACATTCCACTGGCGTTTCTCACCGCGTTTGCGCTGTCGACGACGTTTATCGGGAGCCTGCTGTATCTTCGGTACGAGGGACGCTTCTGGAACCGCCTCGCACACAGCGGCGGTGAAATCGGCTTTCTGTTCGCGACACTGACGCTCGCGACCGGGAGTATGTGGGGACGAGTCGTGTGGAACTCCTGGTGGGAGTGGAGCGACATTCGGCTCGTCACGTTTCTGATCGTCTGGCTGATCTACGCTGGCTATCTCGCCGTCTATGCCTCGACCGAACGGGGAAGCGACGAGCGCTTTGCCGCGGTGTACGGCGTCGTCGCGTTCGTCACGGTCCCGATTACGTACACCGCCGGTCGACTCTGGTCGCCGACGTTTCACGAGCCGACGATCGCGAACTCGAGCGTGAGTGCGAACATCGATCCGCTGATCCTCGGGATCTCGTTTCTTGCGCTGGCGTTGCTCTACATCTACGTGATGGCGATTCGTATCCGACTCCACGAAATCGAAGATAAAATCATCCTTCAGAAAGAAGAGGTGCGGTAA
- a CDS encoding cytochrome c biogenesis CcdA family protein, whose protein sequence is MFDVAGLVAVFVAGTLTALTPCCLPMIPPLLAGSAGHRLRPVSIVTGSIASFTALGIITSLLSAVTPETLRVPFVLLIIAFGAVMADDDLHDAYTTAASRITGPASRVTRSVENTQHPLVSGFVLGLFLGIIWLPCVGPVLGSVLAYVGTSGDVTRSATLLFTYGVGFSGPLLAVAYGGKRASTLLTTRVRALERPALIRRVSGYALVVTGIGLLFELDKAILAVLVG, encoded by the coding sequence ATGTTCGATGTGGCCGGACTCGTCGCTGTCTTCGTTGCAGGGACGTTGACTGCGCTGACGCCCTGTTGTCTCCCCATGATTCCGCCGCTTCTTGCGGGCAGTGCTGGCCACCGACTGCGACCGGTGTCGATCGTCACGGGGAGTATCGCCTCGTTTACTGCACTCGGCATTATCACGTCACTGCTCAGTGCCGTGACGCCGGAGACACTCAGAGTGCCGTTCGTGCTCCTGATCATTGCGTTCGGCGCGGTCATGGCCGACGACGACCTCCACGACGCCTACACGACCGCTGCCTCACGGATCACTGGCCCGGCGTCTCGAGTGACGAGGTCCGTCGAGAACACGCAACACCCACTCGTCAGTGGCTTCGTCTTGGGCCTGTTTCTCGGCATTATCTGGCTTCCCTGTGTCGGCCCCGTCCTCGGCAGTGTTCTCGCATACGTTGGGACGTCCGGTGACGTAACGCGGAGCGCGACGCTTTTGTTCACCTATGGTGTCGGGTTCTCGGGCCCGCTGCTAGCCGTTGCTTACGGCGGGAAACGGGCGAGTACGCTGCTCACGACTCGTGTCCGCGCGCTCGAGCGGCCCGCGTTGATCCGCCGAGTGAGCGGGTACGCACTCGTCGTGACGGGCATCGGCCTGCTGTTCGAACTCGACAAAGCGATTCTGGCAGTGCTCGTCGGATAA
- a CDS encoding CcmD family protein translates to MDTLLLAGYGSVFVVLFAYLLYMQRQLRRLERQLQDLQ, encoded by the coding sequence ATGGACACTCTTCTCCTCGCCGGCTACGGGTCCGTGTTCGTGGTGTTGTTCGCGTATCTACTCTATATGCAGCGGCAGTTGCGCCGACTCGAACGACAACTGCAGGATCTGCAGTAA